A window of Polaribacter litorisediminis contains these coding sequences:
- the ade gene encoding adenine deaminase yields the protein MIVQGNIVDVVNNIIFKGEIEVEKKRIVAIRKCNHTIENYILPGFVDAHIHIESSMLVPSEFAKIAVIHGTVATVSDPHEIANVLGVKGVDFMIENGKKVPLKFNFGAPSCVPATSFESAGAIIDADDIKLMMENPDIKYLAEMMNYPGVLFDDEEVLQKIQHAKNNNKPIDGHAPGLRGEDATKYIAAGISTDHECFSFEEAKEKLVKRMKVIIREGSAAKNFEALIDLLPEHFENMMFCSDDKHPDDLLLGHINRLCERAVAKGIDVFKVLQAACVNPVKHYNLEVGLLQKGDFADFIMVDNLKNFTVLETYINGELVAKNGKSFIQDVNFEVLNNFNTDTKKVSDFKFESSSKKISVIEALDGELVTNQIEADALIEDGNLVSNTKTDILKMTVVNRYKNDKPAIAFIKNIGLKEGAIASSVGHDSHNIIAVGVSDKMICKAVNLVIENRGGVCAVNASEEKILPLPVAGIMSDKSAQEIGKSYAKLDKMAKEMGSKLRAPYMSLSFMALLVIPSLKLSDKGLFDGNTFQFTSLEI from the coding sequence ATGATTGTACAAGGGAACATTGTAGATGTAGTAAATAACATCATTTTTAAGGGAGAAATTGAAGTTGAAAAGAAACGAATTGTGGCGATTAGAAAGTGCAATCACACTATAGAAAATTATATTCTTCCTGGTTTTGTTGATGCACATATTCATATAGAAAGTTCGATGTTAGTGCCTTCTGAGTTTGCAAAAATTGCAGTAATACACGGAACAGTTGCTACGGTTTCTGATCCGCACGAAATTGCCAATGTTTTAGGTGTAAAAGGAGTTGATTTTATGATTGAAAACGGAAAGAAAGTTCCGTTAAAATTCAATTTTGGAGCACCCTCTTGTGTTCCTGCAACTTCTTTTGAAAGTGCTGGCGCTATTATTGATGCTGATGATATTAAATTGATGATGGAAAATCCGGATATTAAATATTTGGCAGAAATGATGAATTATCCTGGTGTTTTGTTTGATGATGAAGAGGTGCTTCAAAAAATTCAACACGCCAAAAACAATAACAAGCCTATAGATGGCCATGCTCCAGGATTAAGAGGAGAAGATGCTACAAAATATATTGCAGCGGGAATTTCTACAGATCACGAATGTTTTTCTTTTGAAGAAGCCAAAGAGAAATTGGTAAAACGAATGAAAGTGATTATTAGAGAGGGTTCTGCTGCCAAAAACTTTGAAGCCTTGATTGATTTGTTGCCAGAGCATTTCGAAAATATGATGTTTTGTTCAGACGATAAACATCCTGATGATTTGTTGTTAGGTCATATCAATCGATTATGTGAAAGAGCAGTTGCCAAAGGAATTGATGTTTTTAAAGTACTACAAGCAGCTTGCGTAAATCCTGTAAAACATTATAATTTAGAGGTTGGTTTGCTGCAAAAAGGAGATTTTGCTGATTTTATTATGGTGGATAATTTAAAGAATTTTACTGTTTTAGAAACTTATATAAACGGCGAATTGGTTGCCAAAAACGGAAAAAGTTTTATACAGGACGTCAATTTTGAAGTGCTCAATAATTTTAATACGGATACAAAGAAAGTGTCTGATTTTAAATTCGAGTCTTCTTCTAAAAAAATAAGTGTAATTGAAGCTTTAGACGGCGAATTAGTCACAAACCAAATTGAAGCTGATGCATTAATTGAAGATGGAAATTTAGTTTCAAACACAAAAACTGATATTTTAAAAATGACAGTTGTAAATCGTTATAAGAATGATAAGCCCGCAATCGCATTTATCAAAAATATCGGATTGAAAGAAGGCGCTATTGCAAGTTCTGTGGGGCACGATTCTCATAATATTATTGCTGTTGGGGTTTCTGATAAAATGATTTGTAAGGCGGTAAATCTAGTCATTGAAAATAGAGGCGGAGTTTGTGCGGTAAATGCATCCGAAGAAAAAATTCTTCCTTTGCCCGTTGCTGGTATTATGTCTGATAAATCGGCTCAAGAAATTGGAAAATCTTATGCAAAACTGGATAAAATGGCAAAAGAAATGGGAAGTAAATTACGAGCACCTTATATGAGTTTGTCGTTTATGGCGTTGTTGGTGATTCCGTCTTTAAAATTATCTGATAAAGGTTTGTTTGATGGGAATACGTTTCAGTTTACTTCTTTGGAAATATAG
- a CDS encoding PhnA domain-containing protein produces the protein MSLQQDLENRSGNQCELCASKDSLSIYDVKPTITGGGGVDGSLLTCQTCSSQMDNPEEMDANHWRCLNDSMWSEHRAVKVVAWRMLSRLRNEGWPKDLLDMMYLEDDDLRFAKESGDHLDESEKIIHRDANGVILQAGDAVVLVKDLKVKGSSLVAKQGTTVRRISLDHENAKYIEGKVGPTQIVIITDYVKKMAEKE, from the coding sequence ATGAGTTTACAACAAGATTTAGAAAATAGAAGTGGCAATCAATGCGAATTGTGTGCATCAAAAGATAGTTTATCAATTTACGATGTAAAACCAACGATTACAGGCGGAGGTGGCGTTGATGGAAGTTTGTTAACTTGCCAAACTTGTAGTTCTCAAATGGATAACCCGGAAGAAATGGATGCAAATCATTGGCGTTGTTTAAACGACTCGATGTGGAGTGAGCACAGAGCTGTAAAAGTTGTGGCTTGGAGAATGCTATCGCGTTTAAGAAATGAAGGCTGGCCAAAAGATTTGTTGGACATGATGTATTTGGAAGACGATGATTTGCGTTTTGCAAAAGAATCTGGAGATCATTTAGATGAAAGTGAAAAGATAATTCACAGAGATGCCAATGGTGTTATTTTACAAGCTGGAGATGCTGTTGTTTTAGTAAAAGATTTAAAAGTAAAAGGTTCTAGTTTGGTTGCAAAACAAGGTACTACGGTAAGAAGAATTTCCTTAGATCATGAAAATGCAAAATATATTGAGGGTAAAGTAGGGCCCACACAGATTGTAATTATTACTGATTATGTGAAGAAAATGGCTGAAAAAGAGTAA
- a CDS encoding GIY-YIG nuclease family protein gives MKTIHQYYVYLLASKIRGTLYIGVTNDLQRRVYEHKMGIKKGFTFKYGVNRLVYFETFQNIEEAIEREKRLKKWNRSWKIELIEKENIGWRDLAKDWYDNLLID, from the coding sequence ATGAAAACCATTCATCAATATTATGTTTATTTATTGGCAAGTAAAATAAGAGGTACTCTATACATTGGTGTAACAAATGATTTGCAAAGAAGAGTTTATGAGCATAAAATGGGAATTAAAAAAGGTTTTACCTTTAAATACGGAGTAAATAGACTGGTCTATTTTGAAACTTTTCAAAATATTGAAGAGGCAATTGAAAGAGAAAAAAGACTAAAAAAATGGAACAGAAGTTGGAAAATTGAGTTGATAGAAAAAGAGAATATCGGTTGGAGGGATTTAGCTAAAGATTGGTATGATAATCTTTTAATAGATTAG